The genomic segment AATGATCAAAGGATGCTGACTAAGCTAAATGTTGATATGATGTGGATTGGGAAGAAAAACTTTATTCTCAAGAGATGGAGTTAAGGGTTGATTTCCCTTGTCCCTCACTGCAAATTCTGTAAAAATGAATAGTGGAATTAAGATACTCACAGCCTCCTCAGCCTGTCTCTTGTAGGCCTTTACTTTCAGCTGCAACTTGTCCACCAGGTCTTGGAGTCTGGTGAtattcttcttgtcctcctcagtCTGCACATGTGTTAATGACAATAAATGCATTTGCCGAAAAAtaacattttacacattttttgccTTCATTCATACAGCCTATATAACAAGTGGCTTATTCACCTGGTAGGTGAGTTCCTTGACTCTCCTCTCATATTTGCGGACACCTTTAATAGCATCAGCTCCACGTCTTTGTTCTGCATCAACCTCACCCTCCAGCTCACGCACCTTTTACATAATTGACAGTTTTGATTAATACAGTATTGGATTAACATGAGGTAAACATCTTTTTTGTAAGTAACAACCGCACTTAAATTTTACCCTAGCCTCCAGTTTCTGGAGTTGCTTCTTTCCGCCCTTCATGGCCAGGTTCTCAGCCTCATCCAGGCGGTGCTGCAGGTCCTTCACAGTGACCTCCaggttcttcttcatcctctccagATGAGAACAGGTGTCCTGTTCTTTCTTCAGCTCCTCAGCCATCATGGCAGCCTGAAAAAACGTGAAATGGTAAAAGAGAATATATTCTTTTCCCAGTAATACCATGCCATCCCAGGCAAGAGCTGCAGTATTTCTGTCTCATTTATACATATTCTTAATGTAATTCCACGGATCTCCAATGTATGTATTACAATGTATTGTAACTCACATCAGTGATGGCCTTCTTGGCCTTCTCTTCTGCATTTCTGGCCTCCTGAACAgagtcctccacctctccctgaaCCTGAACCAGGTCAGCCTCCAACTTCTTCTTGGTGTTAATAAGGCTTGTGTTCTGAGGTAAGGGACAGAATTAACTGATTTGGTGATAATTGAAGTTAATGAGTGTATGTGTACCTTGTGGTATCATCAAAATGTGGAAAtagtaaaacaaatgaaaaaaaaaacctgtgaatGCAGCAATCCAACACGCTCGCTGGCATCCACCAGTTCCTGCTCGGCCAGTTTGcgggctctctctgtctgttctagGGCAGCTCTCAGCTCCTCAATCTCAGCTATCATGAGGCCATTCCTACGGTCCACCATGGCAAACTGCTCCTTCAGGTCTTCTTGTCCTCTGAGAGCATCATCAAGGTGGAGTTGGGCATCCTGTGTTACATGAAATAATACATGAAAATAATTAAGGTTATGGTTTTCGCATCCTGTGTCAAACAACATGCTGTTGAAAAGATAGATATTTTGTTTAAAGTTGTAGGGTTTATGATGGCCTGTTTCATACTTTGAGATGCCCTTGGACATTCCTGAGTTGCTTCTGGGCTTCAGCTGCCTGGCGGTTGGCATGGCTTAGCTGAACTTCCATTTCATTGAGATCTCCTTCCATCTTCTTCTTGATTTTGATGGCATCATTTCTGCTCCTGATTTCAGAGTCAAGAGTGCTCTGCATGGAGTCGATCACCCTCTGGCTGTTCCTCTTGATCTGttccatctcctcatccttctctgccAGTTTTCTGTCAATCTCACTCTTCACCTGGTTAAGCTCCAGCTGAATACGAAGAATCTTGGACTCTTCATGCTCAAGAGTACCCTGTTTTGGAAGACATTTTCAGTAGAACACTGGATATTTGTTCGCATTTAGCAATACAGTTACTGTaaggtgaaaagtgaaagcccattgggaaactccaactcccattgtcattgtgacacagcactccacagcacacaagtgaacactgcacactgcacacaacgaaattgcatttatgcctcacccgtgcaagggggcagccctcagtggcgccccatggggagcagtgcggtgggacggtaccatgctcagggtacctcagtcatggaggaggatgggggagagcactggttgattgctccccccaccaacctggcgggtcgggagtcgaaccggcaacctctgggatgcaagtctgacgccctaaccgctcacccatgactgccggtTTAAATGACGGTTTAAAATCTCGGAGGAATCTACCCTAATTTGAGAGACTTTTAAAATAACCTATCTGACTATGTTTACACCAAAGAAGATGCACATGATTTACAAAATGGTTATTGTCTTAATTCACCATGGAAATCCTACCTCTGCCTCCTCCAGCGCAGTTTGTATTTCTGTTTTCTCAGTCTCCACAGTCTTCTTAGCCTTCTCAAGCTCATGAATGCTCTTGCCAGTTTCACCGAGTTGCTCAGTTAGGTCAGAAATTTCCTCTGATATAAAAAAACACAAGCATTCTATAGCTATTCATTTTTTAGCGTAGTGTCATGTAATTTACAGTGATGCATTTGATATGGCTGAATTTGTGCAATTTAGGTATGTAGAATAGATATGTTGGCATACGCTGCAAGTTCTTGTTCTCCCTCTTCAGGGTCTCAAGTTGATCCAGTGCCTCTTCATATGAGTTCTTCATCTTGAAGAGCTCAGTGCTGAGAGAGCGAGCCTCTTTCTGGGCACTTTCCAGCTCAGCTTGGCCCTCCTCATACTTCTGCTTCCATTCTGCCAGGACCTAATTGGGAAAATGTAAATAACAGCGTTTGAAATGTTTGCCCATTGAACTTTGAACAAATAATGAAAGAAATCTCATTAATTATTTCTCTATTGCCTTGTCAAAGTTCCTCTGCTTCTTATCAAGGTTGGCAGCCAGTGCATTGGCACGCTCCACATCAATCATGAGATCCTCCACTTCACCCAGGAGTCTCTGTTTGGTTTTCTCCAGAGAGGCACACTTGGAGTTCACAGCCTCAATTGACTCCTCAGCGTCCTGGAGACGCTGTGCAAGCTTTTTCCTGCAATGGAGACATTTTAAATGACATGGAACATGTACTGACAGACTTAATAATTGTCCATGGTTTAACAGAGGGGATGTTTTGACATCTGAAATTGACTAACTTGGACTCCTCTAACTCCTCAGTGCGTTGGATGGCATCAGTCTCATATTTGGACCTCCACTGAGCCACCTCACTGTTGGCCTTGGACATTCCACGCTGCAGCTCAGCcttggcctcctgctcctcctcatacTGCTCTCTGAGCAGATCACAGTCATGACGAGCTGATTGGACAGCATGAGCCAGGGCATTCTTGGCCTTTAGGATAAAAAAAGAAACGCAAGTTACATTCTGGCAACTGTAAAAATAACTTATATTTACAATTTCAATTTACTCACCTTAACTTCCTCCTCAACCTGTCTCTTTAGTTCCTCAATCTGCTGGACGTACCCCTGTTTGGCTCTGGTCAGCTGAGAGACAAGAGACTCCTTCTCCTCAAGTTGGCGGCCAAATTCACCTTTAGGGTCACATAATTGTTGATGTATTTAATGATCATTTTACCACACTTATCACAATCACAACAGTTTGAAGAGATATTTGATGTATTACATTTCACACAGTAGCAGCATGTGACGAACATAATGTAGTGCACATAATGTAATCATGTTATCCAGTATTTGTATTTTTCACTTACCATTTTCAGTTTGAAGCCTTGCCCGCTGTGCACTTAAATCATTAAGCTTACGCACATTTTCATCGCTCTTGGATTTGAGCACACTCATTTGATCTTCAAGGGTGCGGCACATCTTTTCCAGATTTGCCTAAGGCAATACAAGGCTAATCACATTGCtgctttttttaaaggtttttttttccgaaCATTCAGATAATATTATTTAGAATGCTTTTCTTTTATTTAATACTACACCTTTGACTTAGCCACAGCTTCCATATTGCTGGAGAGGTCATCTATCTCCATTTTGTATTCACTCTTTTCCTTTTCCAGCTTCTGCTTGACACGCTGGAGGTTGTCTATTTGCTCTCCCAATTCAGCCACGCTGTCAGCCTGCTTCTTGCGAAGAGCAGAGGCAGTAGCCTCATGCTGCAGGGTGGACTCTTCAAGATCACGACGCAGCTTCTGGAACTCAGTCTCACGCTTCTTGTTCATCTCAATCTGAACAGCAGTGGCCCCACCAGCCTCCTCAAGCCTCTCGCTGATCTCCTCAAGTTCCCTGGAAAGATCAGATCTTTGCTTCTCAACCCTAGCCCGAGCAGCACGCTCAGCTTCAATTTCCTCTTCTAGTTCCTCAATGCGAGCCTAAACATTTTGATTAAGGTTACTACTTTGTaccttatataatataatatatagaaATAATGACTTTACTCATGAATCACCTGAAGTTCTTTAATCTTCTTGTGAAGTTGAGCTCCAAGTGATTGCTCATCTTCAATCTTGCTGAGATACTGACTTACTTCAAAGTCCTTCCTGTTTGAGAAAAAACATTGACGTACATAGGTAAATAAAGGAATTATGGGAAGTACTTCTGTAGTATTATTTGAATAGCATTTACTTTTTAAGTTTCTCATCAGACTGTTGCTTGTCATTCTCCAGATCCATTATGGATTCTTGAGCCAGTTTCAGATCTCCCTCAAGCTTCCTTTTGGCTCTTTCCAGATCCATGCGGAGCTTCTTCTCTTGCTCCAACGTGCCCTCCAGCTGAAATAAAATGAATGTGTATCAACTGGTGGATAGAAAAAAAGTAATTTCCTGCCTTGTCTTTATTCGTCTGAAATTCTAATATAATTTACATTTAAAATTGTTAGGTTTACAGTTGTATATTACTTACATCATCTACTTGCTGTTCAAGTTTGGTTTTGGATTTGGTCAGCGTGTTGACTTTGTCTTCCTCTGCTTGAAGGTCATCCAGAGTTTGCTGGTGTGCCTCTTGGAGGGCTTTCTTCTCTTTGGTCAGTTTAGCAATGGCTTCATCCTGAGAGGCCATCTCCTCCGTCAGGTTTTTAACCTAAAATATTTTTTGATATTAGCAGTTTTTCGTTAATCTATTACTAATACTTGTTAATTTAATAAACTTGCAACACAACGTCATTTAATCTACAAATTTAACCTTGTTTTCTGTGGCatgcttctccttctccactttgGCCAATGTGAGCTCCAAGTCATCAATGTCCTTCTTCAGCTCAGAGCACTCATCCTCCAGTTTCCTCTTCTTAGCAGTGAGCTCGGCAttgatctcctcctcatcctccagccTCTCAGTTGTCTCTTTGAGTTTGGCCTCCATCTGGATTTTGCTCTTAATGAGTCCCTCGCATCTCTCCTCAGCATCTGAGAGACTCTCTGTTTCCTTATATGAAAACAAAATCCATGCTTTACCTTATTTGCTCTCTAGGGACAACTTTTCAGATTAGAGTTgatattttcttttattattatactTCATTGTCAGTTTTTATTGAGTTCACAATTGATCTAAAATTATACTCACAGCTGCTACAGCTAACTGCAGATCattcttctcttgcagtattgcaACCATCTTCTCCTCTAATTCCTTCCTCTTTGCCTGGGCTGTCTCCAGGTCAGACTTCATTTTCCCATAGTTTTCTTTCATGGTAGCCAGTTCCTTCTCAGTTTCAGCACTTTTCAGAAGAGGCTTGACTTTGAAATAGACCCTCATCCATGGCCAGGTTTTGACATTCATGAATGAGCGAATGTTGTACTGGATAGTGAAGATAGCCTCCCTGTTTGGAAGGACATGCATTTTCATTACATCTCATTGTTTCTGAATTGTGTTAATAGTAACATTGTATTAGATTTTTTTGTTGACCGAACAGACCTTCTCTCCATCATCTTGACAAACTCTTTCCTCATCACGTAACCACGGCAAAGAGCCTGAGTCATTGTGACAAGGATTGCCAACTTGTCATCTCGCATCTCCTCAAGGGTACCCAGCAGACCAGCTTTGAAGAACACCTACAATATTTCAAGTATACTATGTAGTACAACGTACTTAAGACTGTACTTAAAATAGAACCACTGAGAAGGTATTGTGATATTTAATACTAAGTATTTTACCTTGGTGTGTCCAAACATATACTGGGTATGGTCTACATCAATGGAACCCAAGAGCTTCTCAGAAGCCTTCTTGTTGTCAATGAATTGTCCTTCAGGAATTACACTGGCATTCAGCACTTTGTACCTGGAGAAAAGTTAGAAAGTTAGACATACATTTTTGACAAGGAGGCTAAAAAGCACAATCCCACTTAACTCGTACTGAAAGAATTCTTACCTTTGTTTGAAGTCACCGTATTGGATTCTGCTGGGGAAGCCCTTTCTGCAGATTCTGATACCCTCCAGCACACCATTACACCTCAGCTGGTGAAGTACCAGGAAGTTCTGCATTAAACCTTTGAGGCAATCAAATATTTTACGGTAAAGCATTGTACTGCCATGGAAAAATATGAACAGAATTATGagacaaaatacaaataaataagctCACCTGGAGTCTTTGACTCATTGGGAATCAAACAGCGCACAAAGTGAGGATGGGTGCTTCTCAAGTTGGTCATCAGCTTGCCCAAGTTCTCCTGTTGTCATAAATAGTTAGTAATGTGAAGTCTTCAGGCTTACTTTTGTTACTTAAGTCTTGAATGGTTCCTAAATCTGAAAAGAACAGCATAATTGTACATTGTTAGCTGATCACTTACCCTGAACAGAGCAGACACAGTCTGGAAGGAGCCACCTTTCTTCTTGCCACCACCCTTCTTGCCGCCGCCAGCACCCTCAGCTGCAGATGGTTGTGAAATTTAgtgaaaaaagaaggaaataTGTACAGAGGGATCAGTTTTAGGATTAAAGGGGAGAATGGGACATTTTTGGTAACTGTAGACTAGATCATGGTAAGTCTGGCCTGTCCTCCTACCTTCTACACTTGCATGAGAGGCATACAAGAAGGCCAGCAGTTTCATTGCTGACTTCTGGTAAAGCTGTACAACAGAGTCATTCAGTGGGTCTTTGTTTTTGTCTAGCCAGCCGTTAATGTTGTAGTCCACAGTGCCAGCATAGTGCACCAGGGAGAAGTGAGCCTCTGGTTTTCCCTTGACTGGCTTGGGTTTTTCAAAACACTTGGTTTTACCAAGATGCTGGTCATACAGCTTGTTCTTGAAGGTAGTGTCTGAAGCCTTGGGGAACATGCACTCCTCTTCAAGGATGGAGAAAATGCCCAATGGCTGTGAACAAATTGTTTGAAATATGAGTAACATGATATTATTGGGATCAATTAAGGATCCGTAGGAAGATTTCAGTAATTTTACCTTCTCAATAAGCTCAATGCAAGCAGCCAGATCCATGCCGAAGTCAATGAACTCCCACTGAATTCCCTCCTTCTTGTACTCCTCTTGCTCAAGCACAAACATGTGATGGTTGAAGAACTGTTGCAGTTTCTCGTTGGTGAAGTTGATGCACAGCTGTTCCAAGCTGTTGAACTGTTTATTtttcataaaaaaagaaagaaacttgAATGAGAATTCTTATCAGACCCTCATCCAAAAATATAATTTATCGCTATGAAAAATATTTAAATTCTCACATCAAAAATCTCAAATCCAGCAATGTCCAGCACACCAATGAAATGCTGTCTTGGCTGTCTAGTGTCCAACATCTCATTGATACGGATGACCATCCACAAGAACATCTTCTCATAGACTGACTTGCACAGAGCCATGACAGAATTGTTGACCTAGGTTGGAACGGAATCAGTGGGTCAAGTTGAAGGTCCCAAAGCATAAGCGTTGCCTTAAAATATGATACTACTCACCTGTGGGACAGTTTGGCCTTTGGTCACAAATTCATTTCCAACCTTCACTCTTGGATAGCAAAGAGCCTTCAGCATTTCAGCAGAATTTAGGCCCATGAGGTAGGCAATTTTATCGGCGACTATGGA from the Engraulis encrasicolus isolate BLACKSEA-1 chromosome 14, IST_EnEncr_1.0, whole genome shotgun sequence genome contains:
- the LOC134462550 gene encoding myosin heavy chain, fast skeletal muscle-like — protein: MPKSSGTDVLTGHKCVYINKQPWGLKASGRPSSSKSSLFCCSFCFLHWGSDKHSTTMGDGEMECFGAAAIYLRKPERERIEAQTKPFDAKTAFFVVDKEEDYVKGTLEKREGGKVTVKTLEGGKVVTVKEDEIFPMNPPKYDKIEDMAMMTHLHEPGVLYNLKERYAAWMIYTYSGLFCVTVNPYKWLPVYDAMVVNGYRGKKRIEAPPHIFSISDNAYQFMLQDRENQSVLITGESGAGKTVNTKRVIQYFATIAVAGGKKAEQPQKAGKIQGSLEDQIIAANPLLEAYGNAKTVRNDNSSRFGKFIRIHFGTTGKLASADIETYLLEKSRVTFQLSAERSYHIFYQLQTGHKAELIEALLITTNPYDFPMISQGEITVKSIDDVEELIATDTAIDILGFTAEEKIGIYKLTGAVMHHGSMKFKQKQREEQAEPDGNEVADKIAYLMGLNSAEMLKALCYPRVKVGNEFVTKGQTVPQVNNSVMALCKSVYEKMFLWMVIRINEMLDTRQPRQHFIGVLDIAGFEIFDFNSLEQLCINFTNEKLQQFFNHHMFVLEQEEYKKEGIQWEFIDFGMDLAACIELIEKPLGIFSILEEECMFPKASDTTFKNKLYDQHLGKTKCFEKPKPVKGKPEAHFSLVHYAGTVDYNINGWLDKNKDPLNDSVVQLYQKSAMKLLAFLYASHASVEAEGAGGGKKGGGKKKGGSFQTVSALFRENLGKLMTNLRSTHPHFVRCLIPNESKTPGLMQNFLVLHQLRCNGVLEGIRICRKGFPSRIQYGDFKQRYKVLNASVIPEGQFIDNKKASEKLLGSIDVDHTQYMFGHTKVFFKAGLLGTLEEMRDDKLAILVTMTQALCRGYVMRKEFVKMMERREAIFTIQYNIRSFMNVKTWPWMRVYFKVKPLLKSAETEKELATMKENYGKMKSDLETAQAKRKELEEKMVAILQEKNDLQLAVAAETESLSDAEERCEGLIKSKIQMEAKLKETTERLEDEEEINAELTAKKRKLEDECSELKKDIDDLELTLAKVEKEKHATENKVKNLTEEMASQDEAIAKLTKEKKALQEAHQQTLDDLQAEEDKVNTLTKSKTKLEQQVDDLEGTLEQEKKLRMDLERAKRKLEGDLKLAQESIMDLENDKQQSDEKLKKKDFEVSQYLSKIEDEQSLGAQLHKKIKELQARIEELEEEIEAERAARARVEKQRSDLSRELEEISERLEEAGGATAVQIEMNKKRETEFQKLRRDLEESTLQHEATASALRKKQADSVAELGEQIDNLQRVKQKLEKEKSEYKMEIDDLSSNMEAVAKSKANLEKMCRTLEDQMSVLKSKSDENVRKLNDLSAQRARLQTENGEFGRQLEEKESLVSQLTRAKQGYVQQIEELKRQVEEEVKAKNALAHAVQSARHDCDLLREQYEEEQEAKAELQRGMSKANSEVAQWRSKYETDAIQRTEELEESKKKLAQRLQDAEESIEAVNSKCASLEKTKQRLLGEVEDLMIDVERANALAANLDKKQRNFDKVLAEWKQKYEEGQAELESAQKEARSLSTELFKMKNSYEEALDQLETLKRENKNLQQEISDLTEQLGETGKSIHELEKAKKTVETEKTEIQTALEEAEGTLEHEESKILRIQLELNQVKSEIDRKLAEKDEEMEQIKRNSQRVIDSMQSTLDSEIRSRNDAIKIKKKMEGDLNEMEVQLSHANRQAAEAQKQLRNVQGHLKDAQLHLDDALRGQEDLKEQFAMVDRRNGLMIAEIEELRAALEQTERARKLAEQELVDASERVGLLHSQNTSLINTKKKLEADLVQVQGEVEDSVQEARNAEEKAKKAITDAAMMAEELKKEQDTCSHLERMKKNLEVTVKDLQHRLDEAENLAMKGGKKQLQKLEARVRELEGEVDAEQRRGADAIKGVRKYERRVKELTYQTEEDKKNITRLQDLVDKLQLKVKAYKRQAEEAEEQANTHLSRYSKVQHELEEAAERADIAESQVNKLRAKSREAGRGKDAE